In Archangium violaceum, the following are encoded in one genomic region:
- a CDS encoding cytochrome P450: MSAPREQLPPGPRGMPVLGTLLDYAKDPLAFITRCVREHGDVVYFDFLGQPTFSLQKPEHIEHVLVSRHRHYIKDKLQRRLLGERLLGNGLLISEGDFWLRQRRLMQPAFHRQRLAAYGRVMVEHSQRQLASWRDGEVRDVYPDMLRLTLGIAVKCLFDLEMEGEAESVGPSIARVMEHFARMQSLLLPDWLPTPENLGYRAAVDRLDALVSSLVQRRRETGTDAGDLLSLLLQVQDEDGSRMSDQQIRDEVLTLVLAGHETTAITLAFCWHLLARHPEAQAALHRELDSVLGGRAPTVEDLPALTFTEHVVKESLRLYPPAWSLSREALEDDEVDGWRIRAGAMVVMNPWTVHRDARFYEEPEAFRPQRWAGGLEQRLPRFAWFPFGGGPRLCIGVGFALMEARLVLASLAQRFRFERVPDDEVQLLPSITLRPKHGVKVRLRSRAV, encoded by the coding sequence ATGAGCGCACCGCGAGAGCAGCTTCCCCCTGGTCCCCGAGGCATGCCCGTGCTCGGGACCCTGCTCGATTACGCGAAGGATCCGCTGGCCTTCATCACGCGGTGTGTCCGCGAGCATGGCGACGTGGTGTACTTCGACTTCCTGGGCCAGCCCACGTTCTCGCTCCAGAAACCGGAACACATCGAGCACGTGCTCGTCTCCCGGCACCGGCACTACATCAAGGACAAGCTCCAGCGCCGGCTGCTGGGGGAGCGTCTGCTGGGCAACGGGTTGCTCATCAGCGAGGGGGATTTCTGGCTGCGGCAGCGGCGGCTCATGCAGCCCGCCTTCCACCGCCAGCGCCTCGCCGCCTACGGGCGGGTGATGGTCGAGCACTCCCAGCGCCAGCTCGCATCCTGGCGGGACGGCGAGGTTCGCGACGTCTACCCGGACATGCTGCGGCTCACGCTCGGCATCGCCGTCAAATGTCTGTTCGACCTGGAGATGGAGGGCGAGGCGGAGTCCGTGGGCCCGTCGATCGCCCGGGTGATGGAGCACTTCGCCAGGATGCAGTCCCTGCTGCTGCCCGACTGGCTGCCCACGCCGGAGAACCTCGGCTACCGGGCGGCGGTGGACCGGCTGGACGCGCTCGTCTCCAGCCTCGTCCAGCGGCGGCGCGAGACGGGCACGGACGCGGGGGATCTGCTGTCGCTGCTGCTCCAGGTCCAGGACGAGGACGGGAGCCGGATGAGCGACCAGCAGATCCGCGATGAGGTGCTGACGCTGGTGCTCGCGGGCCACGAGACCACGGCCATCACCCTGGCCTTCTGCTGGCACCTGCTGGCCCGGCACCCGGAGGCGCAGGCGGCGCTGCACCGGGAGCTGGACTCGGTGCTGGGGGGACGGGCCCCCACGGTGGAGGACCTGCCCGCGCTGACCTTCACCGAGCACGTGGTGAAGGAGTCCCTGCGACTCTACCCGCCCGCGTGGTCGCTCAGCCGCGAGGCGCTGGAGGACGATGAGGTCGACGGCTGGCGCATCCGCGCGGGGGCGATGGTGGTGATGAATCCCTGGACGGTGCACCGGGACGCGCGCTTCTACGAGGAGCCCGAGGCCTTCCGTCCCCAGCGCTGGGCGGGTGGGTTGGAGCAGCGCCTGCCGCGCTTCGCGTGGTTCCCCTTCGGCGGAGGTCCGCGGCTGTGCATCGGCGTGGGCTTCGCGCTGATGGAGGCCCGGCTGGTACTGGCCTCGCTGGCCCAACGGTTCCGGTTCGAGCGGGTGCCCGACGACGAGGTGCAGCTGCTGCCGTCCATCACCCTGCGGCCGAAGCACGGGGTGAAGGTGCGGCTGCGCTCGCGCGCCGTGTAG
- a CDS encoding Na+/H+ antiporter subunit E → MLNVRASRPLLDGRSAVLFTRLGLLSVLWAALVEGNPEGLVMGLLVVPLAAWGSLVLEPPGGMRVNPLELVRLLPLCMWLALRGGLDVARRALHPRLPLSPGRLEVRSRVPRGPARLFLNSVVSFMPGTLSVEAEGDTLCLHLLDASPESRAASLTLLRQLEARVVRVFGLPPPPRGLP, encoded by the coding sequence ATGCTGAACGTTCGCGCGAGCCGTCCCCTGTTGGACGGCCGTTCCGCGGTGCTGTTCACACGTCTGGGCCTGCTGTCCGTGTTATGGGCCGCCCTCGTCGAGGGAAACCCCGAGGGGCTCGTCATGGGCCTGCTGGTGGTGCCCCTGGCCGCCTGGGGGAGTCTCGTCCTCGAGCCTCCCGGTGGTATGCGAGTGAACCCGCTGGAGCTGGTCCGACTCCTGCCCCTGTGCATGTGGCTGGCGCTTCGGGGTGGACTCGACGTGGCCCGCCGCGCGCTCCACCCCCGGTTGCCGCTCTCCCCGGGCCGGTTGGAGGTGCGCAGCCGGGTGCCGCGAGGCCCCGCGCGTCTCTTCCTCAACAGCGTGGTGAGCTTCATGCCCGGCACGCTCTCGGTGGAGGCGGAGGGGGACACCCTCTGTCTGCACCTGTTGGACGCGAGCCCCGAGTCGAGGGCCGCCTCGCTCACCCTGCTTCGCCAGCTGGAGGCGCGCGTGGTGCGCGTCTTCGGTCTTCCCCCGCCGCCACGAGGTCTGCCATGA
- a CDS encoding monovalent cation/H+ antiporter complex subunit F, producing MSLFFAGVVVLLALTVLSVLSWWVRASTSHERVLAATFSGSLGVALLLLLAEVAEVSVLRDAALVLAVLGAVTVSTTASRPQVPRSQATRPGVAEERAR from the coding sequence ATGAGCCTGTTCTTCGCCGGAGTGGTCGTGCTCCTGGCCCTCACCGTGCTGAGCGTCCTGTCGTGGTGGGTGCGCGCGTCCACCTCCCATGAGCGCGTGCTGGCCGCCACCTTCTCCGGCTCGTTGGGCGTGGCCCTGCTGCTGCTGCTGGCGGAGGTCGCGGAGGTGTCGGTGCTCAGGGACGCGGCGCTCGTGCTCGCGGTGCTGGGCGCCGTGACCGTCTCCACCACCGCCTCGCGTCCCCAGGTGCCGCGCTCCCAGGCCACGCGTCCCGGCGTCGCGGAGGAGCGCGCGCGATGA
- a CDS encoding cation:proton antiporter: MNPLDLLSSVLVGLGCCFFFVGALGLVRFPDALSRLNAVSKAASAGLGFTVLGLLLRADSVFTALKLLFIWGIMLVACATSGQLVGRSAVREERRGR, encoded by the coding sequence ATGAATCCGCTCGACCTGCTCTCCTCCGTGCTCGTGGGGCTGGGGTGCTGCTTCTTCTTCGTGGGCGCGCTGGGGCTGGTGCGCTTCCCCGATGCCCTCAGCCGCCTGAACGCCGTGTCCAAGGCGGCCTCCGCCGGCCTGGGGTTCACGGTGCTGGGACTGCTGCTCCGGGCGGACTCCGTCTTCACCGCCCTGAAGCTGCTGTTCATCTGGGGCATCATGCTGGTGGCCTGTGCCACCAGCGGTCAGCTCGTGGGCCGCTCCGCGGTACGCGAGGAGCGGCGCGGACGCTGA
- a CDS encoding C39 family peptidase: MSIISRSSLSNVHGGLARALGNKVDAPNPKNELGKLEKMLSKLAEALGGKNGAGDAQGKFKADKEDTLELLSKLLKMLGFPGSEEEILNQLKSLNPGSKDGKLQAGQQVRLPSPGGINGDSTFTPASTRSGPSLGGPSSIGPGSGVSGASGAAPLTNGQHAVGHDVPYINQLSPSGADGSYTNGAMNCGPTAMAMIARDMGFGAGMTDAQLINHLGQIGGTNSSEGTNVNGIVAMANAMGKNAQINQGTDTSWMVDQLRQGKQVVALGDFHAMPPHQDESRTSGHFVTVTGMDANGNFLVRDPADPNVRAVSPEQMAHFLGSHPAGGHQVAIG; this comes from the coding sequence ATGTCCATCATCTCCCGCTCTTCCCTCTCCAATGTCCACGGCGGCCTGGCCCGGGCTCTCGGCAACAAGGTCGACGCTCCGAACCCGAAGAACGAGCTCGGCAAGCTCGAGAAGATGCTGTCGAAGCTGGCGGAGGCGCTCGGGGGAAAGAACGGCGCGGGCGATGCGCAGGGCAAGTTCAAGGCGGACAAGGAGGACACCCTCGAGCTGCTGTCCAAGCTGCTCAAGATGCTCGGGTTCCCGGGCTCGGAGGAGGAGATCCTCAACCAGCTGAAGTCGCTCAATCCCGGGAGCAAGGACGGCAAGCTGCAGGCCGGCCAGCAGGTGCGCCTGCCCAGCCCCGGCGGCATCAACGGCGACAGCACCTTCACCCCGGCCTCGACGCGCTCCGGCCCGAGCCTCGGTGGGCCCTCGTCGATCGGCCCGGGCTCGGGGGTGTCGGGTGCCTCCGGCGCCGCCCCCCTCACCAACGGGCAGCACGCGGTGGGCCATGACGTGCCCTACATCAACCAGCTCAGCCCGTCCGGTGCCGATGGCAGCTACACCAACGGCGCCATGAACTGCGGCCCCACCGCCATGGCGATGATCGCCCGGGACATGGGCTTCGGCGCCGGGATGACCGACGCCCAGCTCATCAACCACCTGGGCCAGATCGGCGGGACGAACTCCTCCGAGGGCACCAACGTCAACGGCATCGTCGCCATGGCCAACGCCATGGGCAAGAACGCTCAAATCAACCAGGGCACGGACACGTCGTGGATGGTGGACCAGCTGCGCCAGGGCAAGCAGGTCGTCGCGCTCGGCGACTTCCACGCCATGCCGCCGCACCAGGATGAGAGCCGCACCTCCGGCCACTTCGTGACCGTCACGGGCATGGACGCCAACGGCAACTTCCTCGTGCGCGACCCGGCCGACCCGAACGTGCGCGCCGTCTCCCCGGAGCAGATGGCCCACTTCCTCGGCTCGCATCCGGCCGGTGGCCACCAGGTTGCGATCGGCTGA
- a CDS encoding aldo/keto reductase yields MSAAPQPSTASRDFTWRHVPAFGKRVHRLGLTGNYGIDEAGLSAALERGLNYIFWTPRQGRFTRVLREALKRDRERFVISAGPSFGWFPGQVRRGAERALKVLGVDYLDLYQLYWLSRMSAWTEGTVEELVKLKQEGKVRALGVSIHDRPRAGRLAEDSPLDVLMIRYNAAHPGAERDIFPHLEKRKPAIVAYTATDWRKLLKRPSGWEGPVPTAGDCYRFCLSNPHVDVVLNGPASLAQLDENLAALEKGPLSSEEMEWMRRFGQVVHG; encoded by the coding sequence ATGAGCGCCGCCCCCCAGCCGTCCACCGCGTCGCGGGACTTCACCTGGCGTCACGTCCCCGCCTTCGGCAAGCGCGTCCACCGGCTGGGCCTCACTGGCAACTACGGCATCGACGAGGCCGGCCTGTCCGCCGCGCTGGAGCGCGGGCTCAACTACATCTTCTGGACCCCGCGCCAGGGCCGCTTCACCCGCGTGCTGCGCGAGGCCCTCAAGCGTGACCGCGAGCGCTTCGTCATCTCCGCCGGCCCCAGCTTCGGCTGGTTCCCCGGCCAGGTGCGCCGCGGCGCCGAGCGCGCCCTCAAGGTGCTCGGCGTCGACTACCTGGACCTCTACCAGCTCTACTGGCTGAGCCGGATGAGCGCCTGGACCGAGGGCACCGTCGAGGAGCTGGTGAAGCTCAAGCAGGAGGGCAAGGTGCGCGCCCTCGGCGTCTCCATCCATGACCGCCCGCGCGCGGGCCGCCTCGCCGAGGACTCGCCCCTGGACGTGTTGATGATCCGCTACAACGCGGCGCACCCGGGCGCCGAGCGCGACATCTTCCCGCACCTGGAGAAGCGCAAGCCCGCCATCGTGGCCTACACCGCCACCGACTGGCGCAAGCTGCTCAAGCGACCCAGCGGATGGGAGGGGCCGGTGCCCACCGCGGGCGACTGCTACCGCTTCTGCCTCTCCAACCCCCACGTGGATGTGGTGCTCAACGGCCCCGCGAGCCTCGCGCAGCTGGATGAGAACCTCGCCGCGCTGGAGAAGGGCCCGCTCTCCTCCGAGGAGATGGAGTGGATGCGGCGCTTCGGCCAGGTCGTCCACGGCTGA
- a CDS encoding TerB family tellurite resistance protein: MTLSTEDRFNIEVIKLLLQVAWVDRELTQAERLVILGLGRSWNVPEGELHTLMDKLKAGGTMPEPDLEVLRTRPDDVLEATRALCVSDGKLAEGEKALLERITARLSGSTP; encoded by the coding sequence ACGCTCTCCACCGAGGACCGCTTCAACATCGAGGTCATCAAGCTGTTGCTGCAGGTCGCATGGGTCGACCGGGAGCTCACCCAGGCCGAGCGTCTGGTCATCCTGGGCCTGGGCCGCAGCTGGAACGTGCCCGAGGGAGAGCTGCACACCCTCATGGACAAGCTCAAGGCCGGTGGCACCATGCCCGAGCCGGACCTGGAGGTGCTGCGCACCCGCCCGGACGACGTGCTGGAGGCCACGCGCGCCCTGTGCGTCTCCGACGGCAAGCTCGCCGAGGGGGAGAAGGCCCTGCTCGAACGCATCACCGCCCGGCTGAGCGGGAGCACCCCATGA